ATTAATTTAACTACAAAAAAATGGACTTCTTTTTGTTCCTTTTCATGTCTTTGTGTATGTGCGtatgttttcttttctcttttctttttgaaaTGGGTGTTGTTCCACATGTAGGGGAGTTCAAAACTTTATTTCTGCAGAAGCTTTGCTTTGATTATCATTACTGATGTGGCAGAAGTTATATGATACATTGCTTGGCATTCTATGCTTGTTAGTCAACCACATGAGGCATAGATCGAAAATCAAATTCTAGGatcattgttctaaaaaattAGCACGATCAATCCGTTTAAATAGCTGGACTTTCAAGTTACCAATTTATTTCTCGCTTAGAATCCTAGACATCAATATTAAATTAAACTGGTTCTTTCTGATGTTGTCATCAGCCTGCCAACATTTATAATTGCAGAGTGTGTCTTGATATACCTGGATCCAGATTCAACATGTGGTATCGTCAGATGGGCTTCGAAAACATTCCCAACTgcagtattttttttatatgaacagGTCTTTTACATATAGTTGTATGTTCTCAGCTCTACTTTACATATTCTAGATCAATTGGCATTCAAGTTTGTCACTGATTTCTTCTCAGATCCATCCTGATGATGCTTTTGGAGAACAAATGATCAAAAACCTTGAGGTAATACTGCTATTCTTTgtaaattttctgattttttttctggATTATATGCCATGTATTTTATCTGGTAAATTACACATCATTACAAATTCAACTGTAGTATTTTATAGGATCTGTTTTGGCTAAGCTGACTTAAGATAATTTGACACACATCTCTCATTTGTGTATGTTGTTGATCGGCTTTGGTTGTTGAAAGAGATATAGTTATGTAATTTTGAAGTTTTTGTCGATTGTTCTCATCATCCCTTTTCTGCGTGCACATTAACTTTCATGGTACATAAATAAGAAATTCTGGAACTCTTAGCCAGTGCCAActgctacatttttttttttaatgaagagTCGAGGCTGCCCACTTTTGGGAATAAATGCTACACCCAAGTTGCAATCAAAGGAAAAACTCTTTATGGATCATGGATGGAAGGTTTGTAACATGTTTTTAGTCATTGGCCTATATTGATTCCATCGTTCTGACTTCCAACAACATTTGGTGCTTTCAGAGAGCTGTTGCATGGGACATGCTTAGGATATATAATGAATTTATTGACATCCAAGAAAGACGCAGGTAGATTATGATGCTGATACATATTGATCTGGAGTATTGATTTTAATTTGTTACTTACCTGCACTTCCATGCATAATATGCCCTATTGCATATTGAAGATTACCTTCGCATATCGTTTTATCCACTTTTATGTTTCATCATAATAGAACTCTCTGTTGGGTTCAGCGTTTTTGTAATGCTTCTATGTTAATGCAGGATTGAACGGCTTGAGTTGTTTGATGAATTTGAAGAATGGTACATGATGCAGGCAAGTATGATTTTCATCTAACGGCATAAATTTAAAGCCTGAAATGTTTATCCTAACTACTGGCAATTGGCAACCTAGCAATCTGATTAATATCTTCTGAACAAGTTCTATTCTTGTCACCTTCCAGGAGCACTATTGTGTGGCCTTTGCAGTCAATGATGCAGAGGTTAGTGATTAGTTCATGACAGCAAAACATTCTTAAGTATTTGGCCATATTATTGTTATTCTTTCATCTGCCTGTAAAACATGTTTGGTTTTGGAAATTGGCTGTCCATGGACTTTGCATCAAGATAACATAGTGACTAGAGATTGAAGGTGCACAAGTTCTATGCAATGCTTTAAGCGTAAAATGCACCTACACCCTGACCGTTGACCATTTGTAAAGCGACCCCTTTATTTAAAAATTGGTCATACAGGTTTTGGAGCTTTCGATAATTGACCTGTTTGATGTTGGCATCTAATCTTCATTCTGATGTGACATAACTTTGCCCCTGCGACTGACAAAGGTTTAGATAATAAATAGCCACAATTCATCAGTGTGCATTATGTGATGTGAATAACCTGTAAGTGTTAAGTATTCTCACCAAATGATAGATACATGTGTGGCTGTCCACATGCCATCTCATATGATGCATACATGACACTTTGTGATCTTACAGATGGTTTAAAATGTTATCTCCGTGTGCTAAGCAGTGCCCATATGGATGATGTTGAATAATCATGCATGAGTTAGTGGGTCTCTCAGGGGAGCATGCATTTGTCAGCTAATTTGATATTTGAATAATCTTTCTTGCTTCCATGATAATGAAACTTTTCTATAAAATGTCTTTGATGAAAAGGCCTCTTGCTCCTTGGCAGCTAAATTTGAACTTTGTGAGTGGTCGATGCGCAGGACATGTTCCAGGGTTTTGGATTCTCCGAGGACCAGCATGGTGACAACCAATCTCAAGAACCACATCCTGAAGTGAGCAAGGATTCACCATGAGTTTTTATGAGCATGAAACCGGTATGTTTGTTGTATGAGCATGAATTTGCACCAACCAAAAGCAACATCTTTTCTTACCAGATTTAACCATGTGTGGGTTATGCTTCTGTTTTTCTTTGGTGGTCAATAAACATGTGCTAATTTCCTCAAATTTTGCATACAATTTATCATATTATATTGTATAATGCTGATAGATAGTGATACTAGTTACATGCAGATTGATAAAATGGAGAACCAAATCAATGATGGGGTCAGGTTCATTCTCTTTAGAGCTACTATTCCACTTGCATTGCCTTGAATACCACTCCTCATTGGCCCATCAGATTGACGTTGAATTGGATGAGTTGCTTTTTAAGTTTGCCATTGTCTAAGTTGTTATGATGGGTCCTCATCTGGCCATGCAAAAAGAATCTTGGAGATGAACATGAGATAAATGGAGACGATTACGAGAAGTTTTGACTTTTGTATACTTCATCTATACATGCAAGAGAGAACTGAAAATGTTACGCATCTCTTGTTACTATTATTACTAAAATTGTCTTTTAAACCATGATCTGCTGTGGCTCCCTTTTTTTTGGTAGGCATTCCATGGTAATGTGTGtctaatctatttgtattatgccGGTGATTGTTCAGGGTTATTCTGTGAATTTGATGTTCAGCACTAAGATGGCTCTTAAGTCGTACCGGTTGGTGACACGACAATTACTCAAGTGGAGGATCAAAGACTATCTAACCTCAATAAATCTGCTTTGCCCGACGAAAAGGCCTGCTGGATTGCTGCACCCAAGCAGGGCGCTGTTGACGGTGGATGAATTGGTTATCCAACCATTAAGGGTTCTCGCTATCTTGGGGAAAAGCTTCAGCCCGTCACACGATGGGTTATTCTCGACATACAACCCCTGACTGAGTCACTCCAGGAAATTGAATCTCGGGCAAGTCATCGCGTCGAACAAACTCCCGGGCCTCGACTACCCTAGTAGAATCCAAGGGACACAGTCCTCGTCAGCCGATCCATGATGGTGTACTTCACCAAGGCCATATCGGCGGCTTGTTTCCACACTGACGCGATGGCATTCCACGAGACGGGGCTCTTCTGGGGCATCTTGGAGAAGAGTTCCTCGGTCTCGCCCGTGGAGAAAGGTGTTCGAGGAGGCAACATCCCGGACCTGAGGAAGGATGTTCCGCATGCTGAGGGAGTCCCAGGAGACGCGACGTCGAACACCTTGATGGTGGAGCGAGTCACACACCATCGCGGTCGGCAAACGGATACTTCGATAGCCAGGCCGCCTTTATTCTATTTGATGGGCCAGTACTGGGCCCCTTAAACGGTAAATAATATTAAGGATTATAAAAATACCACATAAGTACCccaaaaaaaaatatcaactaattggTTAGCTAATTTTCCAAAATTCCTTTTTTTTAAGCTCCAATAAAATGATTGGATTCTCTTTTCTCATGGTTTTTTTGTATTCGTTTGACAAAAAATCCAGCTTTGACTAATTCATTTTTCTTGTAGGTTCACACAAACCAACATCGTTGAGCGGCGCATTCACTGGTCATATTATATGATGGGACGTGACGAATTCTGCCTCGCCACTCGTTTGCGCTGTTCACTGcgcgacgactcctcgctgcaATTGCTGCCTGGGCGACGCGTTCACAGAGCCAGACAAAGTCAGCGAAAGCGAAGCGGAGGTCGTCGCTGTGGAAGGAGATGCGTCCTGATCCCCCAACGCCACCATCGCGTGAAAACTTCCCATGCCACGATCCGGTAAGAGCAACACAATCCTCCTCGGTCTCTTGCTTCTTCCACTTGATACCCTAGAAGGAAGGGTTCGTTTGATGAAacgcggcgacggcgacggcgacgtaTCTTCTCGACTATTCGGAATTGTAGAAAGCTACGGGACGTCGAACGCATACATCACGGGATCGAGATGGGATGACCGCTCAACTGGTGAGGACCGAGTTGCGGCAAAACCGTTCATAAGCAATCATGGATTTGCCGAGGGAGTGAATGGGAATTCCTCTCGGAAGGCGACCAACAACGATGATGTGAGCTTTGACTCCTCGACCACATCAACACAAGTCTTTTGGATTCAGCTCGGTGTAAGAGATTTTTGCCAATACGGATTTCCAAGGAGATGGATTTCATCGTAGCGGAACTAATTCTAGAGATGCGGTGGTGACCtttaaaagaagaaatatctCAAGCGGTTCCCTTGAGATAtcgtataaataaatatttcaccACTTACTAAACTGGCTTCTACTTTTTGTTGTCATTTTCTTAACAGTGTAAGTACACATTTAATGTCAACACCTACCACACCATAACGACATACGGCTTTCTGGAGTTGCGCGTGTGGTGTGTGTACGTAAGAATGTCTTGTATGTGCCGACGTGAATAGGATCAGCACTTGAAGCCTTTGTGTGCCACGTATCGTTATATATGGACACAGAAGTCTTGACTGTGGAGGGTGGAGGGTCGTCAAGTGCCTTTGTCGCAGCGTCTGTCCAAGCCGAAAGGACTTCCATGTACGCCAACCACATGTACACTTGGGAGAAGCTTGGCCGGTGGTGGACTCCCTGACTTCCTCATCGAAGTGCAGatgcatttatatttttaatttgcgTTTGAGAAAGATGCTTAGTTGAGTCTGCAAATAATGAAGTATTTTGAATGttggataaataataaataaaatttaaatcttaaatcTCTATTGACATAagtattatttgataaaattatatctcaaaagttcattgaattgaatatcatgtgataaatttatccttctagtattttatataattatttaaaaataaatatttttttgatttaaattaataagtaaataaataaataaaacaaatagATCGATGTATgtaatcatacaaaaattttatatagTCCAGATATGTAATAagtgaaatatataattaataaaaaaaaaaataagaacaattattgaagaagaagctttatttaagtaactttagcttgaatacattaacatgtccctctcctatttatatagattaggagagaggattttcctcaaatagaggattttcctcaagagagagagatttcctcgtatagttggaaaAATCCTATCTTCTATCGTTCCCCCCGTAATATGGTTCTCGAATCGATGCAAATAATGATTTACGagccagaggcttcgtgagtagggtaAGAGCATATCACTGCTGTTGTTGCGACTACGACGGCTAGTTGCAGtggaggagaaagctacagtaaTAGAAAAAGCTATAGCAATAATGTAGTAGAGGAATAAGCTGTAGTAGATGAGGAAGTTGCAGCAATGTTACAGCGATGCTATAGTAGAGAAGGAAGTTACAACAGAtgtgcagtagaggagaaagctacaatagAAGTACAACAGATAAGGAAGCTGTAAAAAAGGAGAAAGCTGCAACGATACCATAATAGAGAAGAaggctacagcaaaggaggaaaggtggggcagtgctagTGAGCGTAGCACTAGAGACGCCACAGTGGAAGGGAACGAATATTGGTGCAGAGTGGTAGTGGAGAAGACAGTTGACGTTCGCAGAGGAAGAAAGATTTATCGCACCGATGGACTGACGACGAAAAAGCAGTAGTAGAAAGTTTTTTCTTTTGCCGCCGGAGGTGGAGAAGCAACAGATGAGTcgacagcgagaagagagcttgctctaggcaaatggctctgataccataataaaaataaaaaaataaaaataattattgaagaagctagcTTTATTAAAATAACTTTAGCTCGAATACATTAATAtatctctctcctatttatatttcctcatatagtttgaaaatcttatcttctatcaataataatataaaataactttgaaaataaaattttaaacttgtgAGAAATAAAGACgatgaaaaaaaatcaagattagGATTACGATTTTTATTATATAGTAGCATAAGATATTTTacgaattaaaaaaattatattaacatctcataaatataaatattgaaaTGCTAATGCTATCCCAACCGTTTAATCATTTTTAATGCACTGCTATCAAATATCAATTCCCATTTGAATCTTGCATTGGACACATTCCCAAAAGCACACATGTCGAGTGGCTTTGCTGCGTGCGTCTCTTTCCATCGATCTCGGGCGTTGAATCCATGAGAACGTATGGGAAGTCATGCACGGCCGCTTAAAAATGAGAAAACAACAGTGTTGCCTTTTTTGTTgttgtccttcttcttcttcttctccttcttactCACGTAAATGCTGAGTTGCTTTCGGGTTTATGTGCATGGGATCGATGCTTGTTATCGCTGCTTTTGGCTGGCTGCTGCTCGTATGGCTAACGATCTCAGGGGGCAATTAGCACTGAGCTGGTTCACTAGGTTGAGGTAGACGCTCAGGTCATGGCAGGCCACCACATTGGCCGTCGGCTGCCCGGGGAGACGGAGCTCCCTGCCGATGTCGGCGTACACCCACCCGGTCTTCGACAGTAACCAGCTGGGTATCGATCCGTTTTCCATGTCCTCCGCCACGCTCTGGTCCTCCACCACGAAGCCCGGAACCTTGGTTATGACGTCCTGCGTGTTCACGATCCGGAGCACCTTGATCCCGCTCTCTTCGAGCCGACGTCGGAAGCTTGCATTGCCGACGCGAGGGCCGCCGAACGATACCACCGTGACCATCGGTGCATCCTGGAACGCGGTTGTGATGTCGTGTGCGGTAAGGACGGCGAGGGCCGCGCCCAGGCTGTGGCCCGTCACCGTGATGCTGAGAGGATTCCCTCGCCCGCCGTACTTGACGATGAGCCTTCGTATTTCCTGGTGTATCTGGTCACGCAGGCTGCAGCTGGTTGAACTGGAGGAGGTGAAGAGACTCCAGAACCCACGCTCGACCATGGGCTCCGCCGCGTCGGAGCCCAATGCGGCTGGCACGGGCACGGAGGGGAGATGCGTGAGGGTGGCCCGAAGGTTCTCGAGCCACTCGAGGCAGGTGGCCGTGCCGCGGAACGAGATGACGATGTCACGCCGGCCCAGCCGCTCGATCTCGTCCTCGTCTTGGCACTCGGCGACGTACCCGATCCAGCTGGTGCAGCGAGAGAACCATGCGGGGGCTCCAGGTTCGGCCCAGCGAGGGAGGCGCGCGCCAGAGGTCGCAGTGAGGTTCCGTGTGACGCAGTAGCCGGTATCGGGGATGCCTGCGTGGCGGAGGAGAGAGCGCTTGGGGAAGCGGCAGGCGCCGTAGGTGGGGGACGAGTGATCGAAATCGAAGCAGGTGTAGGCGACGCGGGCGAACTCGCCGTAGCGGAGGATCTCGGATCGGAGCGCGTCGTCGAGCGGGTCGAGGAGGCCGTCCCAGTTGTTGCCCCCCTGGTACTCCCTCCACCGCTTTCCGATCATCACGGTGGTCGGGCGACCGGAGGGGATGGCCGTCGAGGTGGAAGCGACGATGGTGTAGCGCCGCGGGTCCGTCACCAGAGAGGACGACCGCGAGACACCGAGTGCCAGCCTCATTCCGGTCGAATTCACCTAAGCCAACAGTTGGGCTGCAACAGGCGCAGCAGCTTACTCTCGTGTTATTGGAGTCAGAGCAAGGAAGGAAGACCTCCTTCTTGGGCAAGATTTATAGTGGGAGGGGaatgagacagagagagagagagagtgtgtgtgtgtgtgtgacgtctctttcttcttttcgtcTGCTACCCTCGTGGAGGGAAGCGTGTAACACGAGGGTCGGTTTGCTGGTTGAGGTCACCGACCCAATCGGACCGCTCGGTTCGGTTCGATCTCGTGAGTTGGCGCTAATCGGGTTCGGTTAAGGCGGGGTCGTGAGTCGTCACGCGATTCGCGAGCGGCCGCGCATCGACTTTGTGACCGTATGGTGGAGCCAATTTGGGCCCATTTGAGATTGGGACCCAAACCGAGTCCGGCTCGTCTTTTCGGGTTGGTAATATCTTGTCCGCGCTTTGATTGGCTGACGACATTTGGGCCCACTAAACGTTACTATAAAGATTTCGTGATTTAGATGAATGCCTTTTCCCcccaatttaaatatatatatttttaattatgaaaAAGCACACTTTTGTAGTTAATTTGAGTTCTATAGAAAAAttaaatacatattttttatgtAATATTTGAATGGGAGTAATTCTTTTCACATTAGCCAACCGCATTAGTTAATGTCTTCCTAATAAATAGGGGAATGTGGCTCAGCCTTGACATCTATAAAATTGGATTTAATACTATGCTTGACAAATACATACTCGTGCATGAAATCAATAAATGTGGATTTCTAATACACGGGTCAGCTAATTCAATTGGTTactgataatttatcataatatCCTAAACTCGAATTttacttttattatttatctttgtaaaaaaaaaaatgtgaatTTCAAATGTTAAAGGACTACTAGCTGGGAAAAGTATTTTGAAGTTGGATGCATTTATGACTCTATCTTCCTGTTAGgttttattatatattatttttattattttgatttttatactttcaaaagttatattgagatatatatttttgtgaaagtaaaatgttaaaattttatatagaattaaaaaatataattttacgggGTTAAATTTTAcgagataaaatttaataataaaaatataatttaggaatgttaatataattaaaaatatataaatatgaaaaatattaaatataattatatataaaatatatataattaatccctTCATACCATCACACTTTCATGCCATCCATGCCAATCACACTTGTATGTGAAGCCATTAAAGCTGGCCCGACTTCTACCAAAGATGTGGAATTTTCCTTCTATATCTCTCTCCTCAGCGTCATGCGCTGAGTTCCTTAGATTGGTACGTAATAGGCAGCCACTACTTTGGTGATGCATTAGTTTTATGTACTTGTAGTCACTTTCTATGTTGGATAGAAAGGAGAATGAGATAAGAAGCCACATTCCTTGCAACCTGTCTTCCCTCACATGAAAGTGAAGTGGGGAGCTCTCCTACCATCCACTGCTCAAagtcggagagagagagagagagaggtagatgGCTCACGAAAAACGACAAGTCAACACATATTGTACAAACTACATTATACAAAaataatgatgataaaaaaaaaattctacgtTCAAATTATATTTTTAGTGATGATAGATGATGAAATCACTAGGATCACATGTGTTTGTTgtgcttaaaaagaaaaaataataaaagaaaagatgTCAACGTAGATATAAAACGGTGTTACTCTGCATTTACTTTAATGCAGTTGTCAAGTAACATCGATGCATACGTAGAGTATTGACATTCGCATCATCACTTCACCTATTACGTCGTCTTATTATCCACGATAGTTACTTGCGACTCCTAGTGGTGTCATCGTCCATCATTATAAAACACATAatttgaatattaaaattatatttttctcatcatttttatgattttatcggTAAAATCgagataaatataaataaatatttaaattttataactataaaagattttaatataaatttttaaacttaaaaaattagaTACTAAATAGACATAATTATAATTAGTCCATTTGAGTCATTTGGATACCATTTGCTATATCTTATTATAACTCCCTCTTTCTTTTAAATAAGTGTTAATACAAGCAAATAGTTTCATTTAATTGTCATCGTATGCATTCCCTCAACACAAATCAACCTCTTCTAGACgtagaaactaaaaaaaaaaaaaaaaaagttaattccaaTATATTTTACCAATATATATTATTGATGATCAAAATCGTTTATATCATTACTTGTGATGATTACTTCTCATTTCTCACCCATCAACTAAGGTTTGCCCGGTCAACCTTGCATCTATCTCGTCTTGATTGCATCTCGATCGTCCACCTGATGTGATCAATCCGAGAAATTAAGATGACAGAAGGAAAATGTAATGAGCAATTTTGGAGTGACCATTAATACCTGCAGTACTTAAAATCTCATGGAATTGAATTGGACATGATATTATTAGGACACTTTAAAGAGCATATTTATGTAGGAAGGATAATATGGATTGGTTCAGTGTAAATGGGCCGGCCTTCTATGGCAGCCTCGAACCCGGTCCACATAATTGTGTGGACCGAATCGCCGCCAGTCCCAAAAGCCACACGTTCCCGCGCTAACATTTGCCGGCGCCCAAACCCTCCCGCCGCCGCGCGTCTTCGCGGCTTGGTACTCCGTCTCCGCCCGCATCTCGACACCGCAAACCTcgatggcggaggaggaggaggatggcagGACGACGGGCTCGAAGCCCATCTGCACCATCTGCTACGAGGACCTCAAGCCCCTCGTCGAACACCTCCAGGCCGCCCCCATCTGCGGCCACGTCTTCCACGAGCTCTGGTAATTACTCGTCTCACCTTCTGATCTCGGCTACGATGCTGCTGCTCTCGATCAGGATCTCATGTGACAGAACAGCCTGCAGCAGTGGTTGGAGTATTGCCCCGCCGGCAAAAAGCCGATCTGCCCTGTCTGCAATCAGTCCTGCCCCCTGCGCCGGCCCACCCGCCTCTACTTCCAGTCAGCCGGCGACTCCGCCGCCGCTACCCAGACGACCATCACCTCCTTCGTCTCCCAGCGGCCTTCCTCCGAGGCCTTGGCTGCGGAGGTCGGGAGGTTGGAGCTCAAGCTCGCCTCCCTCACTGCCAAATTCGAGATCCAGCAGACCCATCTCAAGGAATTGAACGACGAGGTAGGGTATTGGAAACGTGCTTTGCTCTTGCCGCGAGATCCATTTTGATCGATCGAGTGACGATTGTCGCTTTATTGGCCAAGGTGTCTTCTTGGAAGGAATCAGCCACACGGGAAGAGGCCAAAAGGCtagctatcaagaaagagaaagagcGCATCGAGCAGTTTCTTCATGCGAAAACGGAGGTAAAACCCTTTTGTCTGCCCATCGTGAATCACCTCGTTACCCTTTCAGATGCTGTGTGTTCAAAGCTAAAAGTTGTGCTAGGAACTGAATAGAAAATCGTTGGAGTGCCTAAGGCTAGAGGAGAGGAACTTGGGATTGGGTAAAGAACTCGCGGCGCTCAAGCTGTAAGCGAAGCTACTTCCTTTGTGGCACCTGAATTCAGTTTATGATTCTTCCCCTTGTTCTTAATGTCATTGATCGATACTTCAGTGCGACAGACCTCAATCTGGGGGAAGAAGAAATGGTGAAGCTTGCATCACTAGGTCATGGGTGTAACCATGATAATGCAATTGACGTTATGAAGAGGTCGCTTGCCCTGCGCAACAAGTAGGTCTCACAAATTGTCACGGTAGACTACTGTGGTCAGTGTTTTGACCTGACCAAATTCTTTTTCACTAGCCTATGATAT
The window above is part of the Musa acuminata AAA Group cultivar baxijiao chromosome BXJ1-1, Cavendish_Baxijiao_AAA, whole genome shotgun sequence genome. Proteins encoded here:
- the LOC135679116 gene encoding phospholipase A(1) DAD1, chloroplastic-like; translation: MRLALGVSRSSSLVTDPRRYTIVASTSTAIPSGRPTTVMIGKRWREYQGGNNWDGLLDPLDDALRSEILRYGEFARVAYTCFDFDHSSPTYGACRFPKRSLLRHAGIPDTGYCVTRNLTATSGARLPRWAEPGAPAWFSRCTSWIGYVAECQDEDEIERLGRRDIVISFRGTATCLEWLENLRATLTHLPSVPVPAALGSDAAEPMVERGFWSLFTSSSSTSCSLRDQIHQEIRRLIVKYGGRGNPLSITVTGHSLGAALAVLTAHDITTAFQDAPMVTVVSFGGPRVGNASFRRRLEESGIKVLRIVNTQDVITKVPGFVVEDQSVAEDMENGSIPSWLLSKTGWVYADIGRELRLPGQPTANVVACHDLSVYLNLVNQLSANCPLRSLAIRAAASQKQR